The genomic segment ATCGCCAGCTGGCCAAGGCCACCGGCATCGTGCTCGACGAGGTGCGCGAGTACCTCGCCGGGCAGCGCAGCGCCGAGGTCACGCCGACCGTCACCGCCCTGCGCAAGCGGGCCGCGGAGGTGGTCGACGCCGAGCTGCTGCGGCTGGACAACCGGCTGCCGGAGCTCGAAAGCGCGGTCCGCGAAGAGCTGGGCCGCACCGTCCGCCGCGTGGTGGACAAACTCCTGCACGCGCCGACCGTGCGCGTGAAGCAACTCGCCGGACAGGACGCCGGGACCGACTACGCCAGTGCGCTGCGCGAGCTGTTCGAGCTCGACCCGGCCGCACCGCGGGTGGTCGCGCGCCCCTCCGAGTCCGTGCCCCACGAAACCGACGGTGAACCCCAGTGAGCAGGACCATCAGGATCGGCACGCGCGGCAGCAAGCTCGCGCTGGCCCAGACCGGCACCGTGGCCGAGGCGCTCGAAGCCGCCGGCGCGCGCGTGGAGCTGGTCACCATCTCCACCCCCGGCGACCGCTCCAGCGCGCCGATCACCGAGATCGGCGTCGGCGTGTTCACCTCCGCCCTGCGTGACGCGCTGACCGCCGGCGAGATCGACGTCGCGGTGCACTCGTACAAGGACCTCCCCACCGCGCCCGCACCCGGACTGGTGATCGCGGCCGTGCCGCCGCGCGCCGACCCGCGTGACGCGCTGATCGCCCGTGACGGCCTCACCCTGGGCGAGTTGCCGCCGGGCTCGACCGTCGGCACCGGCTCGCCGCGGCGCACCGCGCAGCTGCGCGCGCTGGGGCTCGGTTTGGAAATCGTGCCGATCCGGGGCAATATCGACACCCGCATGGGCAAGGTGGGCAGCGGTGAGCTCGACGCCGTGGTGCTGGCCAGGGCCGGACTGGCCAGGGTCGGCAGGCTCGCCGAGATCACCGAAACGCTGGACCCGATCCAGCTGCTGCCCGCGCCCGCCCAGGGCGCGCTGGCGGTGGAGTGCCGCTCCGACGACGCCGAGGTCGAGCAGCTGCTCCGGTCCACACTGGACGACGAGTCGACCCGGCTCGCGGTGACCGCGGAACGGGCCATGCTGGCCGC from the Amycolatopsis magusensis genome contains:
- the hemC gene encoding hydroxymethylbilane synthase, producing MSRTIRIGTRGSKLALAQTGTVAEALEAAGARVELVTISTPGDRSSAPITEIGVGVFTSALRDALTAGEIDVAVHSYKDLPTAPAPGLVIAAVPPRADPRDALIARDGLTLGELPPGSTVGTGSPRRTAQLRALGLGLEIVPIRGNIDTRMGKVGSGELDAVVLARAGLARVGRLAEITETLDPIQLLPAPAQGALAVECRSDDAEVEQLLRSTLDDESTRLAVTAERAMLAALEAGCSAPVGALAEVVEDLDENGSVIERISLRGTAAVGGDGEAVDMLRASAVAGKADAEKLGRELAAELLDLGAGALTAN